The Methanococcoides sp. LMO-2 genome segment TGAGCAGGTGTTCAGCATTTTGACGGTCGGATATATCCCTGCATATAGCAAAGTAAGCATCTTTTCCATTCCATTTACCGGGAGTTACTTTCACTTCAACGGGAATTGAAACTCCTTGCTTTGTGACCATCGGGATAGAAAAGGAAGTGTGATTCTTCTCACGGACCTCCTTCATGACTTTCAGGACCTTAGCCCGATCTTCATCGGAATGCAGACCCATAGGACCCAGTCTGCAAAATTCATCCAAGTCATATCCCAGCCTATCAAGGGTCTTTTTGTTGGCATCGATAATGTTGCCGCCCATATCTATAACGAAAAAGAAGTCCTCAATGCTTTCAAAAAGGTTCTGGAGGTCCTTTTGTCTTTTTTCCAGTACCAGCTCAGACCTTATCCTTGCAATGAAACCACCGATCTGTGCACCGATAGCTTCCAGGGAATCCTTGATATCATAAGGAAGCTCATCGTGAGTGTGTGAAGCAACGTTCAGGCTGCCTACCACTTTTCCGTTGTGCATTATAGGGATGATACCGCAGCCACGCAAACTGTTTGTAAAAGGGTCTTCCGGGATGTTGCCCGCAAAATCAAGACATACTCCATACAGAGGGAAACCTTTTTTGAGGAGATTATTCTGAGAAGAATCTGAACTGTAATGAGAATTTCTGCGAATGAACTTCTCTGAAAGGCCCTTCTGCATTACAAGATAGATCTCACCGGTATCCTCATCTACAAAATAGATTCCGCCACAATCGATCACACCGATATTAAGAGTGGTTTCCAGTAACCTCTCAAGACTCGTTAGAAGATTACTGCTGGAGCAGAGGGCAATACCTATCTCCCGCTGTATGCGCAGCAACTTATCAGATACGGAAGCATTGAAATTGTCAGCTCCTTCATCCACATCCTCAGACACATTCATGCTAATTCCCGAATAGAATAAGACAGGTATTCAATATTAAACTACCCAAAGTCTTGAAAATTACACTCTATTTTACTGAGGGAAATTGATTATTAATAGAAAATCATTATAATTCTTCGTGATACTATGCCAGAAAACGTTGAAGCAAATCCAGTTACTTCATGGAATCCAGAAAGCAAGCATCCGGAGATCTCGGAAACCGCATACATCCACCCGCAGGCAACTGTAATCGGAGCAGTTTCCATCGGTGAAAAGGTTATGGTCGCACCCTATGCATCTGTAAGAGGAGATGAAGGCCTGGACATCAGGATCGATGATCACAGCAATGTGCAGGACGCAGTTATCCTCCATGGGCGCCAGACCATCGACCAGAATGGGAATCCAATAAAAGAGAACCAGGTAGAAGTTGATGGGGAGAACTATTCGATATATATAGGAAAACGAGTGTCTCTTGCCCACCAGGCACAGGTTCATGGCCCTGCAATTGTTTTTGATAATGTGTTCGTAGGAATGCAGACCTTTGTATATAAGGCAACAATTGGAAAAAACTCAGTACTTGAGCCAAAAGCCTGTGTGATAGGTGCAAATGTTCCAGAGAACAGATATGTGCCCTCAGGAGTTGTCATCACTTCCCAGGAAGATGCAGATGCATTACCTGAGATATACGAAGGATACCCATTCAGGCATACAAATGACGAGGTCGTTGAAGTTAACGTGGAACTTGCAGACGGATACAACCAAAGAAAATAAAATTAAGATGATGAGCCGCTCACATAAGGGTAGCCTGCAGCTTTCCATTTGTTGATGCCGCCAAGCATGTTGTACACATCCATATAACCGGCATCAACGAGGATATTGCTTGCAGTAACACTTCTGGAACCAGAGCGACAATAGACAAGTATCGTTTCATCCCGGGGCACCTCATCCAGCCTTGAGCTGAGTTCGTTCACATTGATGTTCACAGCACCTTCGATGTGCTCGGTCTCGAACTCACCCACTGAACGGACGTCCAGCAGGAACACATCCCCTGAATCGATCATCTCTTTTGCTTCTTTTACAGATACATCAGTGTATCCATCTGAACCAACAGTCCCATCTGCCGGATCAGAAGTGCCGTAGCCTGCACACCCTAAAATAAGGCAGGAAACTATTACTATGGCAAGAACAAGTAATATTTTCTCAGACAACATACTCATTCATCCTCTTCTCTGCAGAAATATTCGCCTTCAAGAGCGAACTGGCTGTAAACATAGCACTCCTTACACAAACATCCCGCTTTTTCAGGGACAGGTAACTTGTTGCCCCTTGCACAGAACATATACCCCTCTCCGGGAGATGACGGGCAATGTTTACAATTACAGGCCTTGGAATGGTGGAAAGAGGGACATATACCGAAATATTTCCCGCCGATCTTTTCTTCTTCGCTACCGGACATCATTGATTCCCCATAAGATATAGGAAGCAACTTCCCTTTATCTTTATCTGCTAACTTTTTGTGCGATCAGACCCAGGTGATCCTCGTGGAACGGAGCAAGGTCATGCTTTTTAAGAACCTCGAATTTTGTATCGAATTCCTTTTCCAGCTTCTTTACTTCTTCCTTGAAGATCTTTGCCGGACTGGCCACAGTATCAATGCTCCTTGCC includes the following:
- a CDS encoding rhodanese-like domain-containing protein, translated to MSMLSEKILLVLAIVIVSCLILGCAGYGTSDPADGTVGSDGYTDVSVKEAKEMIDSGDVFLLDVRSVGEFETEHIEGAVNINVNELSSRLDEVPRDETILVYCRSGSRSVTASNILVDAGYMDVYNMLGGINKWKAAGYPYVSGSSS
- a CDS encoding DUF2769 domain-containing protein, with protein sequence MMSGSEEEKIGGKYFGICPSFHHSKACNCKHCPSSPGEGYMFCARGNKLPVPEKAGCLCKECYVYSQFALEGEYFCREEDE
- a CDS encoding carbonic anhydrase; translation: MPENVEANPVTSWNPESKHPEISETAYIHPQATVIGAVSIGEKVMVAPYASVRGDEGLDIRIDDHSNVQDAVILHGRQTIDQNGNPIKENQVEVDGENYSIYIGKRVSLAHQAQVHGPAIVFDNVFVGMQTFVYKATIGKNSVLEPKACVIGANVPENRYVPSGVVITSQEDADALPEIYEGYPFRHTNDEVVEVNVELADGYNQRK